GCATCGAACAGGCAGCCAAGCTCGCGGGCCAATCGGTCCGCGTGCCGTTCACGCCGGGCCGGACCGATGCGACCCAGGACCAGACAGATGTGGCGTCCTTCCAGGTGCTGGAACCGGTGGTGGATGGCTTCCGCAATTTCCAGAAGACCCCGGTCGGCGCGGCGGCCGCTGCGTTGCTGGTCGACAAGGCGCTGCTGCTGAACCTGACCTCGTCCGAGATGACGGTGCTGCTGGGTGGCCTGCGGGTGCTGGAGATCAATGCGGACGCCTCGCGGCACGGCGTCTTCACCCACCGCGCCGAGGCGCTGACCAATGACTTCTTCGTGAACCTGCTCGACATGTCGACCGTCTGGGCGCCCAGCCTGACGGATGCGGAGGTCTTCGAGGGGCGCGACCGCGCCTCGGGCGCGCTGCGCTGGACCGGCACTCGGGTCGACCTGATGTTCGGATCCAATGCCGTGCTGCGCGCGCTGTGCGAGGTCTATGCCAGCGATGACGCCGGTGGCTCGTTCGTCGCGGACTTCGTGGCGGCCTGGACCAAGGTGATGAACGCCGACCGCTTCGACCTCGTCTAAGCGAAGCCGTTCAGGGCGGCGGACGCTCCAGTGGCGTCTACCGCCTCTGACGCTTCCGCGACGCAACGCGCCGTCCCGACCTTTCGGCTGGGACGGCGCGTTGTCTTTGGGGGCCGCCGTGCTGAACGGCGATCGTCAAGATCGCTGTCGGTCCCACATTGGCGTCGGGCTGAAACGCTCCACGCCTCACCCTTCACGCTTCACGCTTCACGCTTCACGCATTGCGCATTGCGCATCATGCCGTGCGATGCGGCAACCGGGGGCTCAGGAAAGGCGTCAGCACAAGCTTGAGGGCGCCGGCCGCGGCCAGCAGCCACAGGGCGGGCACGAAGCTGTGGGTCATGTCCCGTACCAGTCCGATGCTCAAGGGGCCGAGCGCACCGAGGCCGTAGCCGATCGCCAGGGTGAAGGAGGTCCAGGAGTTCGCCTGGTCGGCATCGACCGTGTTGTCCAGCGGCAGGGTCATGCCCAGGGAGAAGGATCCGCCGATGCCGAAGGCCAGCAGCCCGATCGCCAGCCAGCCGATCTGATGCGGCGAGGCAATGACCAGCGAAATGCCCAGCATGAAGGCGCCTGCGAACAGGCCGATGGCCAGCCGGCGGTCCGCCCCCTTGCTCACGAGCGCCGGCACCGGATTCGAGAACATGAACACGGTGGTGAATCCCGCGAGCATCAGGCCGGCCGTGGCCGGGGAGGCGCCGAACTCCATGTTCATCGGCACGAACCAGGCCAGCAGGCCGAAGAAGAGGAAGTTGTTGGCCGCGAAGTACATCGCCGCCAGCCAGGCCGTCCACGACCGTGCCGGGTGCGGATGGGCCACTTGCGTCGCCGCCCGCGCGGGCAACGCCAAGGCCCCTTCGGCCTTTGACACATAGATCCAGGCGGCGATTGCAGCCAGTCCGGGAAGCACCCACATCGCGGTCGCCACACGCCAGCCGCCGGTGAGAGAGGCAACCGGTCCGGTCAGTGCCGCGGCCACCGTGCTGCCGAGCCCGAGCGATGCGGCGTACAGGCCCATCAGCAAGGACACGCGCCCCGGGTGATGCGCCTTCACGAAGCCGGAGATCAATGCGCCTGCCACCGCAATCCCCGCGCCGACGCCAGCGGTGGCGAACAACAGCACCACAGCCGAGGTGGAGAACGCGCGCAACAGCGTGGCCAGTCCCAGGACCGCCAGCGCCACCAGGATCACGCGGTTGCGACCGAAGCGACGGGCCATCCACGGTGTGGGAATCGCCAGCAGGCCCATCAACAGGGTGGGAATCGCGGTGAGCAGCGAAGCCTGCGCATTGGAGATGTGGAACTCGCTGCGCAGCAGACCCAGCACCGGGCCGATCGAGACGATGCCGGGGCGCAGGTTGGTCGCTACCGCCGCGATCACGGCAATGGCCGCCGCCAGACTGATGCCGGCGCTGTTCGTGCCAGGACGCGCGGCGGGGGCCGGGTCCTGGCGTGGGGCGGTGTCGAAGAGGCCGTTACGGGCCGTGACGGTGTAGGCGGTCATGAGAGGCTTTCGGGAAGGAGTGCTGGGTCAGCGAGTCAAGAGGCAGTCGGGACGCGGGGCGCTGTCGGCGTGGCGGTGTCCGTCAGCGCGGAGAGCGCTGCCATGGCGACGCTGATGTCCTGTTCGATCGTGCCGGCGCTGGCGCCGACGGCCCCGATCACCGCACCGTGGGACGTCACCGGCACGCCGCCGCCGAAGACCACGGCGCGACCGTTCAGGCTGTGCTGGAGGCCGAAGAGCGGCGCGCCAGGCTGGGCCAGCGGCGCGATGTCGGCGGTGGCGCGTCCGTAGGCGACGGCGGTGAAGGCCTTGTTGATCGCCAGATCGACGCATCCGACCGCACCGCCATCGCCTCGACTGAAGCTCAGCAGGTGACCGCCACCGTCCACGACGGCGATGGAGAACGGAATGCCGAGTGTGGCCGCATGGGCTTCGGCCGCTTGGGTCATGGCTTTCGCGTCGGCGAGGGAGAGCGTTTGGATGGTGTGGGTCATGGCGGTCTTCAGGCGGGAGCGGTCAGGGCGGGCAAGGGGATGGCGAGGGCGAAGGCGAGGGCCAGGCAAGTGGCCCCTGGGCCTTCGGCGTCAGGCTTTGCGCGTTGGGCTGGGGCGCGCGGGGACGCGCCCTCGGCGGCTCACTTGGCGACGGCGTTCACCGCGTCGATGATCACGGCCGCGACGTCGGCGGGGCGTGACTGCTGCGGGACGTGGCTGGTGGGCAGCGTCGTGACTTTCGCGCCGATCTTGCGGGCCATCGCGCGCTCGAGATCGGGATGGATGATGCGGTCGTTGGCGCTGACGATGTAGTAGGACGGACGGGTCTTCCAGGCCGCGACCGTGACCTTGTCCGACAGCGCCTTGACCTGCAGCGGGCCCTGCGTGGCGGCCATCACCACGGCTTGCGAAGCGGGCACGTCCTGGGCGAAATCCTCGGCCAGCGCGGCCGGCGGCAACGTCAGCCAGCCGTTGGCATCGGCCACCAGTTTCTGGATGCCGGGCGAGGCGGGATAGCCGGCGGAGAGTTCCCGTGTCCCCTGACCCGCATCCGGCGCATAGGCCGCCACATAGACCAGGGCGGCAACCTTGTCGTCATTGCCTGCTTCGGTGATCACCGTGCCGCCCCAGGAGTGGCCGACCAGCACGACCTGACCCTTCTGGTTGCCGATGGCGCGTTGGGTGGCTTGCACATCCCCGGCCAGGGATTCGAGTCCGTTCTGGACTGCGGTCACGTGGATGCCCTTGGCTTGCAGCAGCGGGATGACCTTGGCCCAGTCCGAGCCGTCGGCATAGGCGCCGTGCACCAGCACGACGGAGGGCAGATCGGCTGCTGCGGCCGGGCCCGCCATCAAGGCGACGATGGAAGCTGCAAGGGTGGTGAGCAGGGCGAAACGCTTCATGGTGGAACTCCTGGGAATGGACAACCGATCACTGGATCGGTGGCTCAATGGATCAACGAATCCATTGGGGGAAGAGTGGCTGAGCCGCAGGCGGTGGGCCGCTCAGCGCGTGGATTCGGCCAGTGCTCCGCCGGCCGTGGCCGCAGATGGCTCGCCATGGCGTGGGGCATGTGGCGGGGAGGGACCGGGACCGGCACGGCGCGCAGGCGCGTCCGGTCCTCGGTCATGCGGCGCCGGGATGGCGCCGCGCAAGGCTCACTGGCGGATGAAGGCCAGCAGGTCCGCGTTCAGGCGGTCCTTGTGGGTGTCGGTCAGGCCGTGCGGCGCGCCGGGGTACACCAGCAGTTGGGCGCCCTTCACCAGCTTGGCGGTGGCGCGGCCGGAGATGTCGATCGGCACGATCTGGTCGTCATCACCGTGCACGACCAAGGTCGGGCGATCAATCTTCTTCAGGTCATCGGTCATGTCGGATTCCGAGAACGCCTTGATCGAGTCATAGGTGTTCTTGTGTCCGGCCTGCATGCCCTGCAGCCACCAGTTGTCGATCAGGCCTTGAGAGACCTTCGCGCCCGGACGGTTGAAGCCGAAGAACGGACCGGCCGCGATGTCCTTGTACAGCTGGGCGCGGTTGGCCAACTGGCCGGCGCGGATGCCGTCGAACACCTCGATCGGCACGCCGTTGGGGTTCTTCTCAGACTTGATCATCACCGGCGTGACGGCCGACACCAGCGCCACCTTGGCCACCCGCGAGGTGCCATGCCGGCCGATGTAGCGGGCGACTTCGCCGCCGCCGGTGGAGAAGCCCACCAACACCGCATTCTTGAGGTTCAGCGTCTCGATGACGGTGGACAGGTCATCGGCGTAGTGGTCCATGTCGTTGCCTTCCCAAGGCTGGGTCGAACGTCCATGGCCACGGCGATCGTGGGCGATGACGCGATAACCCTGGCTGGCCAGAAAGATCATCTGGCTTTCCCAACTGTCCGAGCTCAGCGGCCAGCCGTGGCTGAAGACGATGGGCTGGCCGTCACGCGGACCCCAGTCCTTGTAGTAGAGCTGCACGCCGTCTTTGGTCGTGATGTAGCTGCCAGCCGGTTGCGCGCTGGTCACGGCCGGCGCTGCACGCTTGGCCTCGGCGGCCATGGCCGGGGTGATGACGGCGCTGGCGAGAGCGACGGCAAGGGTGGAGAACGTCAGCAGGGCGCGGGCTTGGCGCAGGGAGAAGAAGCGGGTGATCATGATCGTGGCGCTTTCTGAGATGTGCGAGGTCGATCGGGGTGCCCGATGAAGGCACCACGAGATGAAATCAATTCGGGTGGGGGCGATGAGTCGACGCGGGCTCGCGTCGGCTCATCGCAGATGGGCTCAGGCCGCAGCGAGGCGGCTGATCAGCACCTGGGCGGCTTCGGCCGAGGAGCCGGGGTTCTGGCCGGTGATGAGCAGGCCGTCGGTGACGACGTACGAGCCCCAGTCCGCGCCCTTGGAGTAGACGCCGCCCTTGGCGATCAGCATGTCTTCCACCAGGTAAGGCACGACCTGGGTCAGGCCCACGCCTTCTTCCTCGGTGTTGGCGAAGCCGGTGACCTGCTTGCCTTCGACCAGGGGACGGCCGTTGGGCGCCTTCACATCGCGCAGCACGCCGGGGGCGTGGCAGACCAGGGCGACCGGCTTGTTGGCGGCGATGAACGATTCGATCAGCGCGACGGAGCGGGGATCTTCGGTCAGGTCCCACAGCGGGCCGTGGCCGCCGGGATAGAACACGGTGTCGAAGTCGGCCTGGGAGACCGAGTCCAGGCGCACGGTGTGGGCGAGCTGGGCGGTGGCGTCGGCATCGTTCTCGAAGCGGCGGGTCAGCTCGGTCTGGAACATCGGCTCATTGCTCTTGGGATCGAGCGGCGGCTGGCCGCCCTTGGGCGAGGCCAGCACGATCTCGGCGCCGGCTTCCTTGAACGCGTAGTACGGCGCGGCCAGCTCTTCCAGCCAGAAGCCGGTCTTGCGGCCCGTGTTGCCGAGTTGATCGTGGGAGGTGAGGACCATCAGAACTTTCATTTCAATCTCCTAAAGCAAGAATTTGAACAACCTAGACCAGTCTACTAGTCGTTTGGCCTGAAAAAACACCTCAGCGAGGTGGCGGGTTGAGCGCAGCACGGCAGCACCGTCCTGCGGCCTGTTGCCGGGATGGCCGGGGTCGTTTCAAACCGGGCCCGCTCTTCAACAGCGCATGGGCTCATGATAACGATTAAATAGACCAGTCGTCTAGTGATTCTTGAAATCTTTGAAGAAACGTCTGTGCCGAGGCGCTTTGGCGCCCCCAAGCCGAGGTGCGCCGCTCCGTCTTCCGACGGCGCTGCCCCGTCTTCTGAGGCGACGTCCTCTCGAAAGTGCGCTTGAACTTCGTATCGCGGAGCCTCTTGCATGGCTCATTGAATGGCTCTCTGAATGGCGCGATGGGTGCGCCCCTGCCAACAATGTCCTGATTCGACGGCTGCAGTGAGGCGGTGCGATCACGCCACCGCGCAGAATGTGGCCGCATCGACCGTCGCCCTTTGACCGCATGAACGACCGCCAACCGCCACGGGCTTCCTCCTCGCCCGCCAAGTCGAGGCCCGCCACGTTCGGGGGGGAACTCCTGGGATGGGTCAGGGCGCGCCTGGGTCTGCGCCGCCCGGCGAAGGAGGCCGACCTCGAAGCGGCGTCCTTCGAGCCGCTGGTCAGCCCGATGCCCGCCCAGCCCGAATTCGCCAGCATGCTCAATACCCTGCGCAGCCGGCACGCCGGGTGGCAGCGCCACCTGGACCCCGATGTCGTCGAGTCGCTGATGGGCCCACGACCGGGATGGATGCCGGATGGCGATGAGCTGATGGAAATCCTCCGAAAGCAGCGCCTGCTGATCACGGAGGGCCAGATCGGATGGGGCGCGCTGGTGCAGGCCAATCGCCAGCTGTTCTCGCCGGGTGATACCGACTGCCCCGCCATGCTGGTGCATTCCTCCGACCGCTATTTCGATGAACATCCACGGGAGCTGCAGGCGGTGGCGAGCGCGTTTTATTCATTCAAGAACACCGAGCAGACCCATCCGGTCCTGAAGCGGCTGGCCCAAAACGTCACCGATGAAATGACACGCGCCATGGGCTTCGTCGTGCCGCCGGTGTTTTCCGAGCGGCCGATTCGTTCCACCACCTTCATGGTGTTCCGCCAGCATCTGCCCGATGGGGTGCTCACCGGCAGCCTGCTGCCCATCCTGACCCATCCGTCGACGAGCGCCGTGCTGGTGGTGCCGTCCAGCTTCTGGCCGGAGGAGTTGGCGCATAGGTGGCGGGCGGGGCAGCTATAACGGGCGTCTTGGGTCCAGCAACCCGCTGCGACACCGCCGCCAAAAGTCTCTGCAGGAAGCCAGATCGACATGCATGTCACCCCTCCCGCGACTGATCCCACCCCGCCCAGCGAGGGCACCGTCGCCCCGCCGCCCGTCCGCTACGTCTGGTGGGAGAAAACCGTCGAATACGCCTTCGTTCGGCGAGTCTTGCCAGCAGCTGCTGCGGCCTTTCCCCTGGCAGGAGATCAAGAAACGAGCTTTGGAGACCTGCTGCTCGCTCAGGGAGCGGAGTGCCGATTGATCGAGTTCAAGAAGGTCAAAGGGTCCATCCAGAGTGAAAAGAAAAAGTTTCCCGAGTTCGTGCTGGATTCGACGAAGAAGACCGTGAGGGCTGGAAGTTTCGCGGACCTTCTCTCCCAGACCTATCCAACGTTGACAAGCCATCAGGCCAAAGACGCTCACTTCTTTGTCTACGGGGTACCGAACGATGGCGGATTCACCTTGGAAGCCCGGTGCTACTCAAGCGCCGATGGCGCCAAGACCATCGACCTGAATGAAGAAAGCGACCTCGTGCGTCTGCAAAGCACAGATGCCGCGACGCTTCGTTGCTACCTGGCGTGCCTGGACAAAGTCAGAGGCGCCCAGAGCGGCGGCGCGGAGACGACAGAGGACGGCGCGGGCGATGGCGGCGGCAGTGGCAGTGGCGGTGGCGGCAGCATTCCGACCGCCGATGCGGCAGCGAAGGCGGATTCCGAAGTGCCGAATGAGGACGCACTGGCACCCATTGCCGAGTCCGTCACCTTCGTGCTGGTCAGCCTGTCAGGCGAGTCCTCCCTCCTGACCGCAGCTGAATTCACCGCCGCCATGCTGAAGGCCAAACCCGCGTTGGCGCGTCAACGCGGACTCAAGCCTTGATGACGCCACTGTCGCCTCGCAATCAAGGCGATCGTGTCCGTTGAGTGGCCGCTACGTCCATCAACCCAACCACCGACCCGATGATCAGCAACGCCGGCGGCTGCACCTGCTGCAATCGCACCGTCTCGGGCAGGCCCTCCAAGGTGGTCACAAAGGTGGCCTGATCCGGACACGTCGCCGATCTGACGATGGCGACCGGCGTCTGCGCCGCCAGCCCCGCCGCCTGTAACTCCGCCGCAATCGTCTTGACCCCGGTCAGCCCCATATAGATCACCACCGTCTGGCGCGGTTGGGCCAATGCCGTCCAGTTCAGCGACAACTGGTCATGCTGCAGATGACCGGTGACGAACACGCAGCTGTGGGCATGGTCGCGATGGGTCAGCGGGAAGGCCAGACTGGCTGCCGCACCCATCGCGGCGGTGATCCCCGGAATCACCTGCACCGCAATGCCGGCCGCCATCAGCGCGTCCATCTCCTCACCGCCACGGCCGAAGATGAACGGATCCCCGCCCTTGAGCCGCACCACCCGCAGCCCGGCGCGCGCCTTCTCCACCAGCAAGGCGCAGATGTCGGCCTGCGCCCAACTGTGCCGGCCCGCGGCCTTGCCGACATTGATGCGCGCCACACCCTCCGGAATGTGGGCCAGCACGTCCGGGCCGACCAGCAGATCGTGCAGCACCACATCGGCCTGCTGCAGGCAGTGAAAGGCGCGCAGGGTGATCAGGTCCGCCGCACCAGGGCCGCCGCCCACCAGGGCCACGCTGCCGGGCGACAGCTGGAAGGACGAACTCATTCGCTTGCTCCGCGCTGATCAACCGGGTCCGTCGGGTCCGCCGGGTCCGCTGGCTCAGCCTGATGGAACACCAGCGACGCCACCGGTCGCCCGTCCACCAGATGCTCCTGGATGATGCGGTCCATGTTGTCCGGCGTGACGTTGTAATACCAGGTGCCGTCCGGCTGCACACAGACGATCGGGCCACCCTTGCAGGCCGCGAAGCAACTGGCGCGGGTGCGCTTGACCCGCAGCGGGCCGGCATTGAGGCCGGCGGCCTTGAACTTGTCGCCCAGGCTGTCGAACAGCGCTTGAGACGCGCCGTCGCTGGTGCAGCGCTCGCCGGTGCACACCAGGATGTGCCGACGGTACTCGCCGATCTTCGGTTTGATGACCTCGGATTCGCTCACGCCTGGTCCTCCAGCTGTTCCGCTTCGGACGCCTGCGCGGCGCCGGACGCCTCGAGTTCCTCCGGCTCCGACAGCACGGCGGCGAGGTAATCCGCCGGCAGGCGATGGCGCCGTGCGAGCGTGGCCAGATCGTCTCCCGCCGCATGGTCGGCTCGGAGCTGCTCCAGCCAGCCGAGCAGGCCGGTGGAGAGCGAGCGACCGGCCCGCTCGCCCTCGCGCGTCGCGCCGTCGGCCATGTCGTACTTGTTGGCATAGCCGCGCGGCGTCACCATCAAGCCGTGCTGGACGAAGGTGTTGCTGTTGCCGATGAGCACCGTGCTCAGCATGCCGATGTCGGCCTCGGCCATCTGGTCCAGCGTGGTGAACACGATGTTCTGACGCCGCCGATACGCACTCTTGACGATCGCCACCGGCGTGTCCGCGCGGCGATGGCGCAGGAACAGCCGCTGTGCCTCGACGATCTGCCGGGTGCGCCGTCCGCTCTTGGGGTTGTAGAGCGCGACGACAAAGTCGGCCATCGCCACCGCATCCAGCCGGCGTGCAATCGTCGGCCATGGCGTGAGCAGGTCGGACAGCGAGATCGCGCAGAAATCATGGGTCAGCGGCGCGCCCACCAAGGCCGCGCAGCTGTTGAGCGCGGAGGCCCCAGGAATGATCTCCACCTGTACCGTGTCGTCCGGTGTCCAGCCCGCCTGGAACAGCACCTCATAGGTCGGACCGGCCATGCCGTAGACGCCGGCATCGCCCGAGGAAATCAGCGCCACCTTTTTGCCGCTGCGGGCGGCCTCCAACGCGCTCACCGCCCGGTCCAGTTCCTCGGTCATGGACTTGCGGATGACTTCCTTGCCCTCCAGCAGATCGGCCACCAGCTTGATGTAGGTGACATAGCCGATCACCACATCCGCTTCCGCGATGGCGGCTCGCGCCCGATGGGTCATGTGCTGCTCGCTGCCGGGGCCGATGCCCACCAGCATGATCTTGCCGTGCGGCGTGGCCGCGGGCTCGTGGGGGTCCAATGTCATGGTGTCTTCCTTGCAATCGATACGGTGGCGTGGCGACCGTCCTGGCCGCGGTGGCGGAGCTTCTCGACGATCAATGCCGTCATCGGCGTGCCCGCGCCGGCCGCCAGCAGACAGGCCGCCTCGCTCACCGACGGCGTTCCGGTGTGTCGACGCACCGTCTCCGAGGGGTTGGGCACCGGCACCGCCGCCAGCGCCTCGGGCGTGTAGAAATGCAGCGGCCAGCCGTGCTGCGCCGCCAGCGCCAGCAGTCCGGCCTCGTCGGCCTTGAGCGTGATGCTGCCCACGGCGGTCACCTGATCCGCGCGCTGCCCGGCCTGGCGAAGCGCCGCGTCGACCGCCTCGCGGATCGTCTCGACCGAGGTGCCGCGGTCGCAGCCCACGCCCAGGGTGATCGCCGTCATGGGTGGGCGGTCGCGCTGGTCACGGCCGACGCGACCGACGCGGCCGAGGAAGCGGCCCGCGCAGCGGCCGGCGCGGCGGCTTCCTCAACCGGCGGACGATAGACCACCAGTCGCTCATGCAACTGGGTCCACTGTGCCGGCTCGATCGGCGTGTGGGTCACCCACAGCACGGCGGCGAAGCGCGACAGGTCCACCTCATCGAAGCGATCGAATCGATGGATGTTGGCGGGAAGCGGGGTGGGGCGGGTCCACCAGTCGCGGCTGCCGGCGTCCTGCACGAACGCGATCGGCTCGCCGTTGACCACATGGGCCGACACCCGCGTGATGTTGATCTTCGGCGCCTCGACCCGCCATCCCAGATGTCGGCCCAGGATGTCCACCGGAATCGTCCGGCCCACATCGGAGGCGGTGGTCAACACCGGCACCGCGCCCAGCAGATCGGCCACCCGCTCGCTCCATTCATTCGCGCCGCCCACATGGCCGGACAGCACCGGGATGACGTACCGGCCGGCATCGTCCACCACGATCACACCCGGGTCCACATCCTTGTCCTTCAGATGCGGCGCAATCAGCCGGACCACCGCCCCGAGCGAGACGAAGAAGATGAGCTGATCCTGGTCGGCAAACAGCGGGCCGATCTGATCCCGCAGCGCGCCTTCGTAGGCATGCACCGTGTTGGGCAGGCCGGCAAAGGCCGACGCGAACTTTGCCGAGGTACAGATCTGCGCCTGCGGCAGGTCCGCCGCCAGCCGAGCCGCCTGCGCGGCGCCGTGTTTGGTGATGGCCACGATGCACAGCCGCGGATCGGCCACCGGCACGCTCGACAGCACCGGCGAGGCGATGGGCGATGCGGCGTTCGAATCGCTGGAGGAAACAGCAGAGCTCATGGGGATTCCAAGGTCGTTGGCACCGGGCCGCTCTTCTTCAGGCAGCCCTTGATGCGTTCACCGCGGATGCGGTGCGGGTTCTTGACGATCAGCAACGAGAGGTAGCTCACCTTCTCGCCACGCAGACTCAGCAGCGCCGGGCCCGAGACGCGGCGCTCGTCCGGCGCGCCCACGCGCTCGATGAAGTGCGCCTCGGCCAGCAGCGACCGCTGTTCCAGCCAATCGAGCAGCTCGCCGATCAGCGGCTTGATCTTCATGAGCACCAGGGTGTCGAAGTCCGGCAGCAGGCGGTCGACCGCGCTCACGCCGTACGCGGCGGGCACGATCGCGATAGTGTCGTCCTGCTCTGCAAAGGGCACGTCCACGCTCGCGCACGCGGCGGTGAAGGCATTCACGCCGGCAATCACGCGAACCGGCACCTGCGCATCGATCGCCCGCACCGTGCGCGCCAGATGGCCGAAGGTGGCGTAGGTGCTGGCATCGCCCTCCACCAGGAACAGCACATCCTGACCCGCCTGCAGCCAGGGCAGCACCGTCTCTGCGGCTTTCAGCCAGGCGCGGGCCAGTTTCTCGCCGTCATGCGTCATCGGGAACAGCAACTGACGGTGGGTGGCCGGCGGCGTCAGCCCCGCGCGTTGCACGATGTCGAAGGCATAGCTGGGCGTCTTGCCGCTGCGCGCGGGATAGACCCATACCGCATCGGTGCGCGTCAGCGCCTGCCAGGCCGCACGGGTGATCAGGCCCGGATCGCCGGGACCCAGCGACACGCCCCACAGCGTGCCGCGCGAGACGGGCAAGGCTTCACTCATCGCTGGCCTCCGAAGCCGCGACGGGTGCGGTCTCCTTCCAGGCGCACACGATCCACACCGGGTTCTCGGCCACCATGCGATGCATGTGAAGAATCGGCTTGCTGCGCGCGGCCTGGATCTGCAGCACGTCCCAGGCCACGCCGTCCGACGCCAAGGCCTGCAAGGCAGCGGTGGCGGCGGCCAGGTTCTCCAACGTCACGAAGTTCATCACCAGTCGACCGTCGGGCCGCAGCCGCTGCATCACCTGACCGATCAGCGTGGCAAGTTCACCGCCCGATCCGCCGACGAACACCGCATCCGGTGCGGGCCACGCCGCCAGCCCCTCCGGCGCCTTGCCGAAGAACAGGCTGTAGTTGCTGACGCCGAAGGCCTCGTGATTGCGCCGGGCGATGGCCACGTCGCCCTCGTTCTTCTCGATGGCATAGACATGGCCCTGCGGACACAGCCGCGCGGCCTCCAAGCCCACCGATCCCGAGCCGGCGCCGATGTCCCACACCACGCTGTCGGCACGCAACTGCAGCCGCGCCAGGCTCACCGCCCGCACTTCCTGTTTGGTGATCAGCCCCTTCTCCGGCTGACGCTGGTGATAGGCCGCATCGGCCAGGCCGAAGCGCACCGGTCGCGGGGCCGGCAGTCGGCGCCACAGCAGCACCACGTTCAGATCCGCAAACTGCTGGTTTGCAGCGTCACTCGGTTCCAGTTGGGGCAGCACCCGCTCCTCGGGCTGCATCAGCCGCTCGGCGACCGCCATGAGGAAATCATCGCCCAGGCCTTCCGCCAGCAGCAGCCTGGCAATCCGGTCTGGCGAATTGGCTGGACTGGTCAGCACCAGCAAACGGTCATGGGTG
The Roseateles amylovorans genome window above contains:
- a CDS encoding MFS transporter, whose amino-acid sequence is MTAYTVTARNGLFDTAPRQDPAPAARPGTNSAGISLAAAIAVIAAVATNLRPGIVSIGPVLGLLRSEFHISNAQASLLTAIPTLLMGLLAIPTPWMARRFGRNRVILVALAVLGLATLLRAFSTSAVVLLFATAGVGAGIAVAGALISGFVKAHHPGRVSLLMGLYAASLGLGSTVAAALTGPVASLTGGWRVATAMWVLPGLAAIAAWIYVSKAEGALALPARAATQVAHPHPARSWTAWLAAMYFAANNFLFFGLLAWFVPMNMEFGASPATAGLMLAGFTTVFMFSNPVPALVSKGADRRLAIGLFAGAFMLGISLVIASPHQIGWLAIGLLAFGIGGSFSLGMTLPLDNTVDADQANSWTSFTLAIGYGLGALGPLSIGLVRDMTHSFVPALWLLAAAGALKLVLTPFLSPRLPHRTA
- a CDS encoding GlcG/HbpS family heme-binding protein; translation: MTHTIQTLSLADAKAMTQAAEAHAATLGIPFSIAVVDGGGHLLSFSRGDGGAVGCVDLAINKAFTAVAYGRATADIAPLAQPGAPLFGLQHSLNGRAVVFGGGVPVTSHGAVIGAVGASAGTIEQDISVAMAALSALTDTATPTAPRVPTAS
- a CDS encoding alpha/beta fold hydrolase; protein product: MKRFALLTTLAASIVALMAGPAAAADLPSVVLVHGAYADGSDWAKVIPLLQAKGIHVTAVQNGLESLAGDVQATQRAIGNQKGQVVLVGHSWGGTVITEAGNDDKVAALVYVAAYAPDAGQGTRELSAGYPASPGIQKLVADANGWLTLPPAALAEDFAQDVPASQAVVMAATQGPLQVKALSDKVTVAAWKTRPSYYIVSANDRIIHPDLERAMARKIGAKVTTLPTSHVPQQSRPADVAAVIIDAVNAVAK
- a CDS encoding alpha/beta fold hydrolase, coding for MITRFFSLRQARALLTFSTLAVALASAVITPAMAAEAKRAAPAVTSAQPAGSYITTKDGVQLYYKDWGPRDGQPIVFSHGWPLSSDSWESQMIFLASQGYRVIAHDRRGHGRSTQPWEGNDMDHYADDLSTVIETLNLKNAVLVGFSTGGGEVARYIGRHGTSRVAKVALVSAVTPVMIKSEKNPNGVPIEVFDGIRAGQLANRAQLYKDIAAGPFFGFNRPGAKVSQGLIDNWWLQGMQAGHKNTYDSIKAFSESDMTDDLKKIDRPTLVVHGDDDQIVPIDISGRATAKLVKGAQLLVYPGAPHGLTDTHKDRLNADLLAFIRQ
- a CDS encoding type 1 glutamine amidotransferase domain-containing protein yields the protein MKVLMVLTSHDQLGNTGRKTGFWLEELAAPYYAFKEAGAEIVLASPKGGQPPLDPKSNEPMFQTELTRRFENDADATAQLAHTVRLDSVSQADFDTVFYPGGHGPLWDLTEDPRSVALIESFIAANKPVALVCHAPGVLRDVKAPNGRPLVEGKQVTGFANTEEEGVGLTQVVPYLVEDMLIAKGGVYSKGADWGSYVVTDGLLITGQNPGSSAEAAQVLISRLAAA
- the cobA gene encoding uroporphyrinogen-III C-methyltransferase, with amino-acid sequence MSSSFQLSPGSVALVGGGPGAADLITLRAFHCLQQADVVLHDLLVGPDVLAHIPEGVARINVGKAAGRHSWAQADICALLVEKARAGLRVVRLKGGDPFIFGRGGEEMDALMAAGIAVQVIPGITAAMGAAASLAFPLTHRDHAHSCVFVTGHLQHDQLSLNWTALAQPRQTVVIYMGLTGVKTIAAELQAAGLAAQTPVAIVRSATCPDQATFVTTLEGLPETVRLQQVQPPALLIIGSVVGLMDVAATQRTRSP
- a CDS encoding (2Fe-2S) ferredoxin domain-containing protein, encoding MSESEVIKPKIGEYRRHILVCTGERCTSDGASQALFDSLGDKFKAAGLNAGPLRVKRTRASCFAACKGGPIVCVQPDGTWYYNVTPDNMDRIIQEHLVDGRPVASLVFHQAEPADPADPTDPVDQRGASE
- the cobJ gene encoding precorrin-3B C(17)-methyltransferase — protein: MTLDPHEPAATPHGKIMLVGIGPGSEQHMTHRARAAIAEADVVIGYVTYIKLVADLLEGKEVIRKSMTEELDRAVSALEAARSGKKVALISSGDAGVYGMAGPTYEVLFQAGWTPDDTVQVEIIPGASALNSCAALVGAPLTHDFCAISLSDLLTPWPTIARRLDAVAMADFVVALYNPKSGRRTRQIVEAQRLFLRHRRADTPVAIVKSAYRRRQNIVFTTLDQMAEADIGMLSTVLIGNSNTFVQHGLMVTPRGYANKYDMADGATREGERAGRSLSTGLLGWLEQLRADHAAGDDLATLARRHRLPADYLAAVLSEPEELEASGAAQASEAEQLEDQA
- a CDS encoding cobalamin biosynthesis protein, yielding MTAITLGVGCDRGTSVETIREAVDAALRQAGQRADQVTAVGSITLKADEAGLLALAAQHGWPLHFYTPEALAAVPVPNPSETVRRHTGTPSVSEAACLLAAGAGTPMTALIVEKLRHRGQDGRHATVSIARKTP
- a CDS encoding cobalamin biosynthesis central domain-containing protein, with protein sequence MSSAVSSSDSNAASPIASPVLSSVPVADPRLCIVAITKHGAAQAARLAADLPQAQICTSAKFASAFAGLPNTVHAYEGALRDQIGPLFADQDQLIFFVSLGAVVRLIAPHLKDKDVDPGVIVVDDAGRYVIPVLSGHVGGANEWSERVADLLGAVPVLTTASDVGRTIPVDILGRHLGWRVEAPKINITRVSAHVVNGEPIAFVQDAGSRDWWTRPTPLPANIHRFDRFDEVDLSRFAAVLWVTHTPIEPAQWTQLHERLVVYRPPVEEAAAPAAARAASSAASVASAVTSATAHP